In Chroicocephalus ridibundus chromosome 4, bChrRid1.1, whole genome shotgun sequence, one genomic interval encodes:
- the LOC134514970 gene encoding olfactory receptor 5J3-like isoform X2, with protein MAEQNHTSVTEFIIEGLSDQAEMKVALFVLLLLIYAVTLLGNLGIIVVIRSDPRLHTSMYFFLGSLSVVDICFSSVVAPRTLVNFLSERKTISFAGCMGQAFFYIIFVTTECFLLAVMAYDRYVAICNPLLYSSVMTRRLCTWLVVGSYIGGVLNSIIQMTFIIRLPFCSSNVINHFFCDVPPLLALSCASTYINEMILFSLAGIIELSTISTILVSYIFISFAILRIRSAEGRQKAFSTCASHLTAVTMLYGTTIFMYLRPSSSYSLNTDKVVSVFYTVVIPMLNPLIYSLRNQEVKDALRRTAERITVRL; from the coding sequence ATGGCAGAGCAGAATCACACCTCGGTGACAGAATTCATTATCGAGGGCCTGAGTGACCAAGCAGAGATGAAGGTGGCCCTCTTTGTGCTGTTGCTGCTCATCTATGCCGTCACccttctgggcaacctggggaTAATCGTGGTCATCCGAAGTGACCCACGGCTCCACACGTCCATGTACTTCTTCCTTGGCAGCCTCTCCGTTGTTGACATTTGCTTCTCCTCTGTGGTTGCCCCCAGGACCTTGGTGAACTTTCTGTCAGAGAGGAAGACCATTTCCTTCGCTGGCTGCATGGGCCAAGCCTTCTTCTACATCATCTTCGTGACAACTGAGTGTTTCCTGCTGGCCGTCATGGCATACGACCGGTACGTTGCCATCTGTAACCCCCTGCTCTACTCCTCTGTTATGACTCGGAGGTTGTGCACGTGGCTGGTGGTGGGGTCCTACATCGGAGGTGTCCTGAACTCCATCATACAGATGACCTTCATCATCAGGCTGCCCTTCTGCAGCTCCAATGTCATCAACCACTTCTTCTGCGACGTTCCTCCCCTCCTGGCTCTGTCCTGTGCCAGCACCTACATCAATGAGATGATCCTCTTCTCCTTGGCTGGCATCATTGAGCTCAGCACCATCTCCACCATCCTGGTCTCCTACATCTTCATCTCCTTTGCCATCCTGAGGATCCGCTCAGCTGAAGGCAGGCAAAAAGCCTTCTCCACCTGCGCGTCCCACCTGACAGCAGTGACCATGTTGTATGGGACGACAATCTTCATGTATTTACGCCCCAGCTCTAGCTACTCCCTGAATACTGACAAAGTGGTCTCCGTCTTCTACACGGTGGTGATCCCCAtgctgaaccccctcatctacagcctgaggaaCCAGGAGGTGAAGGATGCTCTGAGGAGAACAGCAGAAAGAATCACAGTCAGGCTCTGA
- the LOC134514970 gene encoding olfactory receptor 5J3-like isoform X1 — protein MAEQNHTSVTEFIIEGLSDQAEMKVALFVLLLLIYAVTLLGNLGIIVVIRSDPRLHTSMYFFLGSLSVVDICFSSVVAPRTLVNFLSERKTISFAGCMGQAFFYIIFVTTECFLLAVMAYDRYVAICNPLLYSSVMTRRLCTWLVVGSYIGGVLNSIIQMTFIIRLPFCSSNVINHFFCDVPPLLALSCASTYINEMILFSLAGIIELSTISTILVSYIFISFAILRIRSAEGRQKAFSTCASHLTAVTMLYGTTIFMYLRPSSSYSLNTDKVVSVFYTVVIPMLNPLIYSLRNQEVKDALRRTGKLKYIESELNF, from the exons ATGGCAGAGCAGAATCACACCTCGGTGACAGAATTCATTATCGAGGGCCTGAGTGACCAAGCAGAGATGAAGGTGGCCCTCTTTGTGCTGTTGCTGCTCATCTATGCCGTCACccttctgggcaacctggggaTAATCGTGGTCATCCGAAGTGACCCACGGCTCCACACGTCCATGTACTTCTTCCTTGGCAGCCTCTCCGTTGTTGACATTTGCTTCTCCTCTGTGGTTGCCCCCAGGACCTTGGTGAACTTTCTGTCAGAGAGGAAGACCATTTCCTTCGCTGGCTGCATGGGCCAAGCCTTCTTCTACATCATCTTCGTGACAACTGAGTGTTTCCTGCTGGCCGTCATGGCATACGACCGGTACGTTGCCATCTGTAACCCCCTGCTCTACTCCTCTGTTATGACTCGGAGGTTGTGCACGTGGCTGGTGGTGGGGTCCTACATCGGAGGTGTCCTGAACTCCATCATACAGATGACCTTCATCATCAGGCTGCCCTTCTGCAGCTCCAATGTCATCAACCACTTCTTCTGCGACGTTCCTCCCCTCCTGGCTCTGTCCTGTGCCAGCACCTACATCAATGAGATGATCCTCTTCTCCTTGGCTGGCATCATTGAGCTCAGCACCATCTCCACCATCCTGGTCTCCTACATCTTCATCTCCTTTGCCATCCTGAGGATCCGCTCAGCTGAAGGCAGGCAAAAAGCCTTCTCCACCTGCGCGTCCCACCTGACAGCAGTGACCATGTTGTATGGGACGACAATCTTCATGTATTTACGCCCCAGCTCTAGCTACTCCCTGAATACTGACAAAGTGGTCTCCGTCTTCTACACGGTGGTGATCCCCAtgctgaaccccctcatctacagcctgaggaaCCAGGAGGTGAAGGATGCTCTGAGGAGAACA gggaaattaaaatatatagagAGTGAGCTGAACTTTTAG
- the LOC134514986 gene encoding olfactory receptor 8U3-like, whose product MVEGNYTFASEFVLLGFTNREDLQVTCFVLFLAIYVVTLIGNLGVIILIRIDSCLHTPMYFFLSHLSLLDVCYSSTIIPQTLLNFLVEKKVISFVRCATQLFSFATCATTECYVLAAMAYDRYVAVCNPLLYPVVMSQRLCIRMLAGAYLAGVISSTIHTVSIFRLPFCRSKRINHFFCDGPPLLALSCSDTHVNEAMLSAMVGFNVLSTTVFILMSYLLVLSTVLRLRSTAGRLKAFSTCASHLVSIALYYGSSLFTYLSPGSLGGRRSLEHDKVGSVLYSVAVPMLNPLIYSLRNMDMKNAMRKAKGRVLSSFSIHGSWSAER is encoded by the coding sequence ATGGTTGAAGGTAATTATACATTCGCGTCTGAGTTTGTTCTCCTGGGCTTCACGAACCGAGAAGACCTGCAGGTGACGTGCTTTGTCTTATTCCTTGCCATCTATGTGGTCACCCTAATAGGAAATCTGGGAGTAATTATATTAATCCGAATCGATTCGTGCCtacacacccccatgtacttcttcctaaGCCACTTGTCTCTCCTGGATGTCTGCTACTCCTCCACCATCATCCCTCAAACCTTGCTGAATTTTTTAGTGGAGAAGAAGGTAATTTCCTTCGTTAGGTGTGCCACTCAGCTCTTCTCCTTTGCGACCTGTGCCACCACCGAGTGCTACGTGCTGGCTGCCATGGCTTACGATCGCTACGTGGCCGTTTGTAACCCCCTGCTCTACCCTGTGGTCATGTCCCAGAGGCTTTGCATTAGGATGTTGGCTGGTGCCTACTTAGCTGGTGTGATCAGCTCCACCATACACACAGTTTCCATATTTCGTCTCCCATTCTGCCGGTCCAAGAGGATCAATCACTTCTTCTGCGATGGACCACCACTGCTAGCCCTCTCCTGCTCTGACACCCATGTCAACGAGGCGATGCTTTCCGCCATGGTGGGGTTCAACGTGCTAAGCACCACGGTCTTCATCCTAATGTCCTACCTTTTGGTCCTCTCCACCGTGTTGAGGCTCCGCTCCACGGCTGGTCGGCTCAAAGCCTTCTCCACCTGTGCCTCTCACTTGGTCTCCATCGCTTTGTACTACGGCAGCTCCCTCTTCACGTACTTGAGCCCAGGCTCCTTGGGGGGCAGACGCTCCTTGGAGCATGACAAGGTGGGCTCCGTGCTGTACTCCGTTGCAGTCCCCATGCTGAACCCGCTCATCTACAGCCTAAGAAACATGGACATGAAGAACGCCATGAGGAAAGCAAAAGGTAGagtcctctcctccttttctatcCACGGTTCCTGGTCAGCTGAAAGGTGA